A genomic window from Lotus japonicus ecotype B-129 chromosome 1, LjGifu_v1.2 includes:
- the LOC130729080 gene encoding MYB-like transcription factor 4 codes for MGRSPCCEKAHTNKGAWTKEEDDRLIAYIRAHGEGCWRSLPKSAGLLRCGKSCRLRWINYLRPDLKRGNFTPQEDELIIKLHSLLGNKWSLIAGRLAGRTDNEIKNYWNTHIRRKLLSRGIDPATHRPLNQEQSELAPAATTTTISFKQDEDHEDNKTVFGEINKDSKGGSISIERCPDLNLELTISPPHQPMIKKSSSLCFDCSLGLQNSKDCTCEINTAAGYDFMDLKTSVLDYRS; via the exons ATGGGAAGGTCCCCTTGCTGTGAGAAAGCTCACACAAACAAAGGAGCATGGACAAAAGAAGAGGATGATCGCCTCATCGCTTACATTCGAGCTCACGGCGAGGGCTGCTGGCGTTCTCTTCCCAAATCCGCCGGTCTTCTCCGCTGCGGCAAGAGCTGCCGTCTCCGATGGATCAACTACCTCCGCCCTGACCTCAAACGTGGCAATTTCACCCCTCAAGAAGATGAACTCATCATCAAACTCCACAGTCTCCTGGGCAACAA ATGGTCTTTAATTGCTGGAAGATTGGctggaagaacagacaatgAGATAAAGAATTACTGGAACACTCATATAAGAAGGAAGCTTTTGAGCAGAGGAATTGACCCTGCTACTCACAGGCCTCTTAATCAAGAACAATCTGAATTAGCACCagctgccaccacaaccactaTTTCTTTCAAACaagatgaagatcatgaagATAACAAGACCGTGTTTGGGGAGATTAATAAGGATTCAAAGGGAGGATCCATCTCCATAGAACGCTGCCCTGACCTCAACCTTGAGCTAACCATTAGTCCACCCCATCAGCCAATGATAAAGAAAAGCAGCAGCCTCTGCTTTGACTGTAGTTTGGGACTGCAGAATAGCAAGGACTGCACCTGTGAGATTAATACCGCTGCTGGTTATGATTTCATGGATTTGAAAACCAGTGTTCTTGATTACAGAAGCTAG
- the LOC130729081 gene encoding protein EXORDIUM-like 2 yields MASSFSLVLSLFLSLLVILPVAHSAGHPGASLTHHGGRLLTGNVNVGILWYGPIPRVQKRAILSFLRSLNANVGAQPQVSSWWQIVESYQTFARRPTGGRITVKVVNQVYDPNYSLGKVLIKDFIKPLLPKATGGKPNTLAIIVAPKGVTVQDMCAGSCAQHGLIGNQAYVAVGDPEEECPECAFPFLKTHGGAPVKPPSGNVGADAMVKLLAGGLAGAVTNPYGDGFYATGRGDMLLEATSVCPGGVFNAHGVKGRNFVLPAIWNPKTSSC; encoded by the exons ATGGCGTCTTCTTTCTCACTTGTTTTGTCCCTGTTTCTGTCTCTACTCGTCATCCTCCCTGTCGCCCACTCCGCCGGTCATCCAGGAGCATCCCTGACCCACCATGGGGGGCGCCTCCTCACTGGCAACGTGAATGTTGGAATCCTATGGTATGGCCCCATTCCTAGGGTGCAGAAGAGAGCCATTCTCTCCTTCCTCAGGTCCCTGAACGCCAATGTCGGCGCCCAGCCTCAAGTGTCATCATGGTGGCAAATCGTGGAGAGCTACCAAACATTTGCCAGAAGGCCCACTGGAGGCAGGATCACTGTGAAGGTGGTAAACCAAGTGTATGATCCTAACTACTCTCTCGGGAAGGTTTTGATCAAAGATTTCATCAAGCCGCTCCTCCCCAAGGCAACCGGGGGAAAGCCAAACACCCTTGCTATCATCGTTGCCCCCAAGGGTGTCACCGTCCAAGACATGTGTGCCGGATCATGCGCACAACATGGTCTCATAG GGAATCAAGCATATGTTGCGGTGGGGGATCCAGAAGAGGAGTGTCCTGAATGTGCATTTCCATTTTTGAAGACACATGGTGGTGCGCCGGTGAAACCACCGAGCGGAAATGTGGGAGCCGATGCTATGGTGAAGTTATTGGCGGGAGGTCTGGCCGGAGCTGTGACTAATCCTTATGGGGATGGGTTCTATGCTACTGGACGCGGAGACATGCTCCTTGAAGCCACATCCGTGTGCCCTGGTGGAGTGTTCAATGCTCACGGCGTGAAGGGTAGAAACTTTGTGCTTCCTGCAATATGGAACCCCAAAACATCATCATGCTAG